From one Coriobacteriia bacterium genomic stretch:
- a CDS encoding glycosyl hydrolase, which translates to MTRRNRALQLTALFAAFAVLVSGAAMLCLAPSFAAAADFTPARWIGFYEPGAPQSMGPLTTVEGELGTHVGVTTIFRSIAQPFTDSEVENAADHGSIPLITLEICDEYGSGDITQSNYTLKKITSGTAIVTQSIDGKPVRQSIDAVLTKYADDARDSGHEIWIRPLHEMNGNWYPWGGTVNTNQPADFIPAWRHIHDIFARENATNVKFVWCPNIESLSTNSAGSTLLNAAGNRIADYYPGDAYVDYVALDGYNPSSTIDGLKWRSFTSLFGAPYDTVASISSKPIFIAETASVSNGGDKAAWIVDMFSVIPMRFPRVVGVSWFNQGTSRQDWPIDSSSVSLQAFRLGVANGTFAPGLKLNAVHSGVSIKASAKSVRRRHAFTLSGVLTPGQYHDTLRVNVTIPKHRGSHRYVLTNSWAGWSMRYTPTVRGCYYVRVTYAGDATRQAGVSKTIKIVVK; encoded by the coding sequence ATGACTCGTAGGAACCGTGCACTCCAGCTCACGGCGTTGTTTGCGGCGTTCGCCGTGCTTGTCTCGGGCGCTGCAATGCTCTGTTTGGCGCCGAGTTTTGCCGCCGCCGCCGACTTCACGCCAGCTCGTTGGATCGGGTTCTACGAGCCGGGCGCGCCTCAGTCGATGGGGCCGCTGACCACGGTCGAGGGCGAGCTCGGCACGCACGTCGGCGTCACCACGATCTTCCGCAGCATCGCGCAGCCTTTTACCGACTCGGAGGTCGAAAACGCGGCGGACCATGGATCAATCCCGCTGATCACGTTGGAGATCTGCGATGAGTACGGCAGCGGCGACATCACGCAGTCCAACTACACGCTCAAGAAGATCACCTCGGGCACCGCGATCGTCACCCAGAGCATCGACGGGAAGCCGGTGCGCCAGTCGATCGATGCGGTACTGACCAAGTACGCCGACGATGCGCGTGACTCGGGCCACGAGATATGGATTCGGCCGCTCCACGAGATGAACGGCAACTGGTATCCGTGGGGCGGAACGGTGAATACGAACCAGCCGGCCGACTTCATCCCGGCGTGGAGGCACATCCACGACATCTTCGCCCGCGAGAACGCGACCAACGTCAAGTTCGTCTGGTGCCCCAACATCGAGAGCCTGTCCACGAACTCGGCCGGGTCCACCCTGCTCAACGCTGCGGGCAATCGCATCGCCGACTACTACCCTGGCGACGCCTACGTCGACTACGTCGCGCTGGACGGCTACAACCCCTCGAGCACGATTGACGGCCTGAAGTGGCGCTCGTTCACGAGCCTCTTTGGCGCGCCGTACGACACGGTGGCGAGCATCTCGAGCAAGCCGATATTCATCGCCGAGACGGCTAGCGTGTCCAACGGCGGGGACAAGGCCGCGTGGATCGTCGACATGTTCAGCGTGATCCCGATGCGTTTCCCCCGTGTGGTGGGCGTGAGCTGGTTCAACCAGGGCACCAGCCGTCAGGACTGGCCCATCGACTCGAGTTCCGTGTCGCTGCAGGCGTTTCGCCTCGGCGTTGCCAACGGCACGTTTGCCCCCGGTCTGAAGCTGAACGCCGTCCACTCGGGCGTCTCGATCAAAGCGAGCGCCAAGTCCGTTCGCCGCCGCCACGCGTTCACGCTGTCCGGCGTGCTGACGCCGGGGCAGTATCACGACACGCTGCGCGTGAACGTCACGATTCCCAAGCACAGAGGCTCGCACAGGTACGTGCTGACCAACAGCTGGGCCGGTTGGTCGATGCGGTACACGCCCACGGTCCGCGGTTGCTACTACGTGCGCGTCACCTATGCGGGCGACGCGACTCGTCAGGCTGGCGTCTCGAAGACCATCAAGATCGTGGTCAAGTAG
- a CDS encoding VOC family protein, translating to MANNVIVWADIPVADLDRAIKFYEHVTQRPVMRMPGGIDAAVLNGPEGEYVVSADLYVSDKAGNDGVTVYLSPNGDIDAALARVVEAGGEIIQAKQYMGEMVGWTAYFRDTEGNRLGFEFMEPPQ from the coding sequence ATGGCGAACAACGTGATCGTCTGGGCCGACATCCCAGTCGCCGACCTCGACCGCGCCATCAAGTTCTACGAGCACGTCACGCAGCGGCCGGTCATGCGTATGCCGGGCGGCATAGACGCCGCAGTTCTCAACGGACCTGAGGGAGAGTATGTAGTCAGCGCGGACCTGTACGTCAGCGACAAAGCTGGCAACGACGGCGTGACGGTATACCTGAGCCCGAACGGCGACATCGATGCCGCCCTTGCGCGCGTGGTTGAGGCCGGTGGCGAGATCATCCAGGCGAAGCAGTACATGGGCGAGATGGTGGGCTGGACTGCCTACTTCCGCGACACCGAGGGCAACCGCCTGGGCTTCGAGTTCATGGAGCCGCCGCAGTAG